In one window of Duganella dendranthematis DNA:
- a CDS encoding DUF302 domain-containing protein: MMQIPMSRAAMMAGAVALALSAALSPAYAAGQIHNNHQEHGMNGTTTAVPAAAPQELLSAYDYPTTLTRLVSAFEGAGMTVFARIDHSAGAAAVGLGMPPATVLIYGNPRGGTPAMLAAPALALDLPLRVLVRQDDTGATRVAFHSALELVRSAGLPDQLAAPLLKAETLIAATVKP, from the coding sequence ATGATGCAAATCCCGATGTCGCGCGCCGCCATGATGGCCGGCGCCGTCGCGCTGGCGTTAAGCGCCGCCCTGTCGCCCGCGTACGCCGCCGGCCAGATTCACAACAATCATCAGGAGCATGGTATGAACGGCACCACCACCGCAGTCCCGGCCGCGGCACCGCAAGAGCTGCTGAGCGCTTACGACTATCCGACGACATTGACGCGGCTGGTCAGCGCCTTCGAAGGCGCCGGCATGACGGTCTTTGCGCGCATCGACCATAGCGCCGGCGCCGCCGCTGTCGGACTGGGCATGCCACCGGCCACCGTCCTCATCTACGGCAACCCGCGCGGCGGCACGCCGGCCATGCTGGCGGCGCCAGCGCTCGCGCTCGATCTGCCGTTGCGCGTGCTGGTGCGGCAGGACGACACCGGCGCCACCCGTGTAGCGTTTCACTCCGCGCTGGAACTGGTGCGAAGCGCCGGCCTGCCGGACCAGCTGGCCGCGCCGTTGCTGAAAGCGGAAACGCTGATCGCCGCCACCGTAAAGCCATAA
- a CDS encoding porin, translated as MNKTWLATAVMYGLVFNASAQSNVTIYGIVDAGLVAERGGAAGNVSKVTSGVGSVSRLGFRGVEDLGGGLQALFILESGFKVDTGESDVANAFGNRQALVGLNSRSLGMLTFGRQKNPLYKALGEVGDPFGLGYAGTSKNLFPLVGPNTRTSNTVAYATPSYEGLSGEVTYSMGEQAGSQSAGRQYAAALAYSNGNLNTRLVYNSRNSDSVTPDAPLVSHDLGHNLLFVANYNFHVLKAFFSYSQDKGYNSAVLPSANAYGTAPKASTDSSDLLVGATVPVGARGTIMTSYLHKNDKQWNQDASQFGIGYSYAWTKRTNTYIAYAKINNKNGAGYTVGSNGDPGSGNSAFDLGIRHAF; from the coding sequence ATGAATAAAACCTGGTTGGCTACGGCCGTCATGTACGGCCTCGTCTTCAACGCCAGCGCACAATCGAATGTCACCATCTACGGCATTGTCGATGCGGGCCTGGTGGCCGAACGCGGCGGCGCGGCCGGCAATGTCAGCAAAGTCACCAGCGGGGTCGGCTCCGTCTCGCGCCTGGGATTTCGTGGCGTCGAGGACCTGGGCGGCGGCCTGCAAGCACTGTTCATTCTCGAATCCGGCTTTAAAGTCGACACCGGCGAATCGGATGTCGCCAACGCCTTCGGCAACCGCCAGGCGCTGGTGGGCCTGAACAGCCGGTCGCTCGGCATGCTGACGTTTGGCCGGCAGAAAAATCCGTTGTACAAGGCGTTGGGCGAAGTGGGCGATCCGTTCGGCCTGGGCTACGCCGGCACCTCCAAGAACCTGTTCCCGCTGGTCGGCCCCAACACCCGCACCAGCAATACCGTGGCGTACGCGACGCCGTCCTACGAGGGCCTGTCAGGCGAAGTCACCTACAGCATGGGCGAGCAGGCCGGCAGCCAGTCCGCCGGTCGCCAGTACGCCGCCGCACTGGCCTACAGCAACGGCAACCTGAATACCCGGCTGGTCTACAACAGCCGTAACAGCGACAGCGTGACGCCGGACGCGCCGCTGGTATCGCATGATCTGGGACACAACCTGCTGTTCGTGGCGAACTACAACTTCCACGTGTTGAAGGCATTCTTTTCCTACAGCCAGGATAAGGGCTACAACAGCGCCGTGCTGCCGTCGGCCAACGCTTACGGCACCGCGCCCAAGGCCAGCACCGACAGTTCCGACCTGCTGGTCGGCGCCACCGTGCCGGTCGGCGCGCGCGGCACCATCATGACGTCCTACCTGCACAAGAACGACAAGCAATGGAACCAGGACGCCAGCCAGTTCGGCATCGGCTATTCCTACGCCTGGACAAAGCGCACCAACACCTATATCGCCTACGCCAAAATCAACAACAAGAACGGCGCCGGCTATACGGTCGGCAGCAATGGCGATCCGGGCAGCGGCAATTCGGCTTTCGACCTGGGCATTCGTCACGCGTTCTGA
- a CDS encoding CzcE family metal-binding protein, producing the protein MSNFKSNVIALALIGLTSTAMMASAQAAGPSGTAADYGTLAPATAAARTIVINGDTKWVNVENGETVQFSVGGQTFTWNVSTFPGTTSFDLNKISPAGVQLGNVRVYVASNPLYRG; encoded by the coding sequence ATGTCTAACTTTAAGAGCAACGTAATCGCCCTGGCCCTGATCGGCCTGACCTCCACCGCCATGATGGCCAGCGCCCAGGCCGCCGGCCCGAGCGGCACCGCCGCCGACTACGGCACGCTGGCGCCGGCCACCGCAGCGGCCCGCACCATCGTGATCAACGGCGATACCAAGTGGGTCAATGTCGAAAACGGTGAGACCGTGCAGTTCAGCGTGGGCGGCCAGACCTTTACGTGGAACGTCAGCACCTTCCCGGGAACCACGTCCTTCGATCTGAACAAGATCAGTCCCGCCGGCGTCCAGCTCGGCAACGTCCGCGTCTACGTCGCCTCCAATCCGCTCTACCGCGGTTAA
- a CDS encoding carboxymuconolactone decarboxylase family protein, with amino-acid sequence MKKLTAISAAFAIATATAQAAPATTNQGATMESSSSLQAVAPALQQYADQRLMGEVWNRPGLSPRDRSVVTLAALIARNQTAEMQQHVSLALDNGVKPGEISEIITHLAFYGGWGNAVDAANITQQVFQARGISAAQLPQAGDKLLPLNEEVEAARATQVAANFGAVSPGVVQYTGEVLFRDLWLRPGLAPRDRSLVTVSALIANGQVAQITYHLNRAMDNGLTQAQASEMLTQLAFYSGWPSVFSAMPVIKEVFEKRPGNQS; translated from the coding sequence ATGAAGAAATTGACAGCGATCAGCGCTGCATTCGCCATCGCTACCGCGACGGCGCAGGCAGCACCTGCAACCACCAACCAAGGAGCAACAATGGAATCATCCTCCAGCCTGCAAGCCGTAGCACCTGCCCTGCAACAATATGCCGATCAACGCCTGATGGGCGAAGTATGGAACCGCCCCGGTCTGTCCCCGCGCGACCGCAGCGTGGTCACCTTGGCGGCGCTGATTGCGCGCAATCAGACTGCTGAAATGCAGCAGCATGTCAGCCTGGCACTAGACAACGGCGTCAAGCCGGGCGAGATTTCGGAGATCATCACCCACCTGGCGTTTTATGGGGGTTGGGGCAATGCGGTGGATGCGGCCAACATCACGCAGCAGGTCTTTCAAGCGCGCGGCATCAGCGCCGCGCAATTGCCACAAGCGGGCGACAAGCTGTTGCCCCTCAACGAAGAGGTGGAAGCCGCCCGCGCCACGCAGGTTGCCGCAAACTTTGGCGCGGTGTCGCCCGGGGTGGTCCAATACACCGGCGAAGTCTTGTTCCGCGATCTGTGGCTGCGGCCAGGATTGGCGCCACGCGACCGCAGCCTGGTGACCGTCAGTGCGCTGATCGCCAACGGCCAAGTCGCGCAAATCACGTACCACCTCAACCGCGCCATGGACAACGGTTTGACCCAAGCCCAGGCGTCGGAGATGCTGACCCAACTGGCTTTCTATTCCGGCTGGCCCAGCGTCTTCTCGGCCATGCCGGTGATAAAGGAAGTGTTTGAGAAGCGGCCAGGAAATCAATCATGA
- a CDS encoding multidrug effflux MFS transporter, with protein MSTATAQRHDLWTLTILSLLMAFASISTDIYLPAMPIMGAALHTASGGVELTISGYLVGFCLGQLFWGPLSDRLGRRLPIAIGMILFIVGSAGCALSNNVESMIAWRALQAVGACASVTLARAIVRDLYAGSRAAQTMSTLMIVTAIAPLLGPSVGGLILQFAGWRDIFWLLVAVGLVTLGLLYTLPETLPATRRIREPLSRVFVTYGALLRQPRLLGYAGVGGFLYGGIFAYVAGTPFAYISYYHVPPQYYGLLFSLGSVGIMAANLFNVRFVARWGSDRLMRAGALAAGILGISVAITAASGWGGLAGLVIPLFLFISCTGLIAANAITGALNLFPEVAGSVSALIGASQFGTGILGSALVGMLSNGTPWPLGASMAFFGLGCMLCAVLLTPSH; from the coding sequence ATGTCCACCGCAACGGCGCAACGCCATGACCTGTGGACGCTGACCATCCTCAGCCTGCTGATGGCCTTCGCCTCCATTTCCACCGACATCTACCTTCCCGCCATGCCTATCATGGGCGCCGCCCTGCACACGGCGTCCGGCGGCGTCGAGCTGACCATCTCCGGCTACCTGGTTGGCTTTTGCCTCGGCCAGCTGTTCTGGGGACCGCTCAGCGACCGCCTGGGCCGCCGGCTGCCGATCGCGATCGGCATGATCCTGTTCATCGTCGGCTCCGCAGGTTGTGCGCTGTCGAACAACGTCGAAAGCATGATCGCCTGGCGTGCGTTGCAAGCGGTCGGCGCCTGCGCCAGCGTGACGCTGGCACGCGCCATCGTTCGGGATTTGTATGCCGGCAGCCGCGCCGCGCAGACGATGTCGACGCTGATGATCGTCACCGCCATCGCACCCTTGCTCGGCCCCAGCGTCGGCGGCCTGATACTGCAATTCGCCGGCTGGCGCGATATCTTCTGGCTGCTGGTCGCGGTCGGCCTCGTCACGCTCGGCTTGCTGTACACCTTGCCGGAGACCTTGCCAGCCACACGCCGCATACGTGAACCGCTGTCACGCGTGTTCGTCACCTATGGCGCGCTGCTGCGGCAGCCACGTCTGCTCGGCTACGCCGGCGTCGGTGGCTTTCTGTACGGCGGCATCTTCGCATATGTGGCGGGAACGCCTTTCGCCTACATCAGCTATTACCATGTGCCGCCGCAGTATTACGGCTTGCTGTTTTCACTGGGTTCGGTCGGCATCATGGCCGCCAACCTGTTCAACGTACGTTTCGTTGCGCGCTGGGGTAGCGACCGGCTGATGCGGGCCGGTGCGCTTGCCGCCGGCATCCTCGGCATCAGCGTTGCCATCACTGCGGCCTCCGGCTGGGGAGGTTTGGCCGGACTGGTGATTCCCTTGTTCCTGTTCATCTCGTGCACGGGGCTGATTGCCGCCAACGCCATCACCGGCGCGCTGAACCTGTTCCCGGAAGTCGCCGGGTCCGTATCGGCGCTGATCGGCGCCAGCCAGTTCGGCACCGGCATTCTCGGCTCCGCCCTGGTCGGCATGCTGTCGAACGGCACGCCTTGGCCGCTCGGCGCATCCATGGCGTTTTTCGGCCTCGGCTGCATGCTGTGCGCAGTGCTCCTGACACCATCACACTGA
- a CDS encoding (R)-mandelonitrile lyase, giving the protein MNINRLAALLLMACASHAMAQTQTITRAGSLPSSTGPADYFTGEVRVDPLFAPTEATPYSGAYVTFAAGAHSAWHTHPTGQRLIITAGTGWTQVLGGKVTELHVGDVVWCPPGVKHWHGASATSSMTHLALTGMASGKGVEWMEKVADSDYRYQP; this is encoded by the coding sequence ATGAATATCAACCGCCTGGCAGCCCTGCTGCTGATGGCCTGCGCCAGCCATGCCATGGCCCAAACCCAAACCATCACGCGCGCCGGCAGCCTGCCGTCAAGCACAGGGCCGGCCGACTACTTTACCGGCGAGGTGCGCGTCGATCCGCTGTTTGCGCCGACCGAGGCCACGCCGTATTCCGGCGCCTATGTCACCTTCGCTGCCGGCGCCCACTCCGCCTGGCACACCCATCCGACCGGCCAACGCCTGATCATTACCGCCGGCACCGGTTGGACCCAGGTCTTGGGCGGCAAAGTCACCGAACTGCACGTCGGCGACGTCGTCTGGTGTCCACCTGGCGTCAAGCACTGGCACGGCGCCTCGGCCACCTCCTCCATGACCCATCTGGCGCTGACCGGCATGGCCAGTGGCAAGGGCGTCGAGTGGATGGAAAAGGTCGCCGACAGCGACTACCGCTACCAGCCCTGA
- a CDS encoding LysR family transcriptional regulator: protein MARIDLNNLAAFVVVARERSFTRAAAQLGLTQSSLSHTIRGLEAKLGMRLLTRTTRGVSPTEVGERLLANIGPYYEGINAELDALSEMSDKPAGTIRISAHDHASSTILWPRLSQLLPGYPGLKVEISISYGLIDIVAERFDAGVRHGDRVAKDMIAVRIGPDFRLVVVGAPAYFAGREKPVLPQDLTTHNCANLRLPTHGGLYAWEFEKDGQAVQVQVQGQMIFNSTPQMLTAALDGYGLAYVPEDLVQRDIAEGRLIQVLDDWCQPFPGYHLYYPSRRQSSPAFNLVVDTLRYRG from the coding sequence ATGGCACGTATCGACCTCAACAATTTGGCCGCGTTCGTGGTGGTGGCGCGGGAGCGCAGCTTCACGCGCGCGGCGGCGCAACTGGGCCTGACGCAATCGTCCCTGAGCCATACCATTCGCGGGCTGGAGGCCAAACTCGGCATGCGCCTGTTGACGCGCACCACGCGCGGCGTCTCTCCCACCGAGGTCGGCGAGCGCCTGCTGGCCAACATCGGTCCCTACTACGAAGGCATTAACGCCGAGCTCGATGCGCTGAGCGAGATGAGCGACAAGCCGGCCGGCACCATCCGCATCAGCGCGCACGATCACGCGTCCAGCACCATACTGTGGCCGAGATTATCGCAACTGCTGCCCGGGTATCCGGGCCTGAAGGTCGAGATTTCGATCAGCTACGGCCTGATCGACATCGTGGCGGAGCGTTTTGACGCCGGCGTGCGCCACGGCGACCGGGTGGCGAAAGACATGATCGCGGTGCGCATCGGCCCGGACTTCCGCCTGGTCGTGGTCGGCGCTCCGGCCTATTTTGCCGGGCGCGAAAAGCCGGTGCTGCCGCAAGACCTCACCACCCATAACTGTGCCAACCTGCGCCTGCCGACCCACGGCGGCCTGTACGCCTGGGAATTTGAAAAAGACGGCCAGGCCGTCCAGGTACAGGTGCAAGGGCAGATGATCTTCAACAGCACGCCGCAGATGCTCACGGCCGCGCTGGACGGCTACGGGCTGGCCTATGTGCCGGAAGACCTGGTTCAGCGCGACATCGCCGAAGGCAGGCTGATACAGGTGCTGGACGACTGGTGCCAACCGTTTCCCGGCTATCATCTGTACTATCCAAGCCGCCGGCAATCGTCGCCGGCGTTCAACCTGGTGGTCGACACGCTGCGCTATCGCGGTTGA
- a CDS encoding SDR family oxidoreductase, with translation MKFSFNEQVALVTGAASGLGLAAAKAFAQAGATVVLSDWHEGALAAATAEVAALGGKTLAIRCDVADDAQVEAMIAQAVAAFGKLDFAYNNAGVQNVLAETADATRDDYDRVMSINLGGVWSCMKFELQQMRKQGSGAIVNCSSLGGLVGGAERGVYHAAKHGVIGLTKSAALEFAARGIRVNAVCPGLIQTPMADQMIAGGQGEALEGMLKAVPMGRYGRAEEVADVVLFLCSDGASFVTGQSISVDGGFIMR, from the coding sequence ATGAAATTCTCTTTTAATGAGCAGGTTGCGCTGGTGACCGGCGCGGCGTCCGGACTCGGTCTCGCCGCCGCCAAAGCATTTGCGCAAGCCGGGGCGACGGTGGTGCTGTCGGACTGGCACGAGGGCGCGCTGGCTGCGGCGACCGCAGAAGTCGCGGCGCTGGGCGGCAAGACGCTGGCGATCCGCTGCGACGTGGCCGATGATGCGCAAGTCGAAGCGATGATCGCGCAGGCGGTGGCGGCCTTCGGCAAGCTCGACTTTGCGTACAACAACGCCGGCGTGCAGAACGTGCTGGCCGAAACGGCCGACGCCACGCGCGACGATTACGACCGCGTCATGTCCATCAATCTGGGCGGCGTGTGGAGTTGCATGAAGTTTGAGTTGCAGCAGATGCGCAAGCAGGGTAGCGGCGCCATCGTCAACTGCTCGTCGCTGGGCGGGCTCGTGGGCGGCGCGGAGCGGGGCGTCTATCACGCCGCCAAGCATGGCGTGATCGGGCTGACCAAAAGCGCGGCGCTGGAATTCGCGGCGCGCGGCATTCGCGTCAACGCAGTGTGCCCCGGCCTGATTCAGACGCCGATGGCGGACCAGATGATTGCCGGCGGCCAGGGCGAGGCGCTGGAAGGCATGCTGAAAGCGGTGCCGATGGGCCGCTACGGCCGCGCCGAGGAAGTCGCCGACGTGGTGCTGTTCCTGTGCAGCGACGGCGCCAGCTTTGTCACCGGCCAGTCGATCTCGGTCGATGGCGGCTTCATCATGCGTTAA
- a CDS encoding (R)-mandelonitrile lyase, with protein MELKRVGSMPSAKGPEAYFTGQVRIEMLSSPAAPARTSCGQVTFEPGARSAWHTHPLGQTLIVTSGCGWTQCEGEAKVEIRAGDVIWCPPGHKHWHGATATTAMTHIAVQEALDGVAVVWLEKVSDEDYLSPVSEWHAHAHD; from the coding sequence ATGGAACTCAAACGTGTAGGCAGCATGCCATCGGCCAAAGGGCCGGAGGCTTATTTCACCGGCCAGGTGCGGATCGAAATGTTAAGCTCGCCCGCAGCGCCGGCGCGCACCTCGTGCGGACAGGTGACGTTTGAACCGGGCGCACGCTCCGCCTGGCATACCCATCCACTGGGCCAGACCCTGATCGTCACGTCCGGCTGCGGCTGGACGCAGTGTGAAGGCGAAGCCAAGGTCGAAATCCGCGCCGGCGACGTGATCTGGTGCCCGCCCGGCCACAAGCACTGGCACGGCGCCACTGCGACCACCGCGATGACCCACATCGCAGTCCAGGAAGCGCTTGATGGCGTGGCGGTGGTGTGGCTGGAGAAGGTCAGCGACGAAGATTATCTGAGCCCGGTGAGCGAATGGCACGCGCATGCGCACGATTAA
- a CDS encoding NAD(P)-dependent alcohol dehydrogenase, with protein MTVKAYGAHASDQPLVSMDITRREPGAHDVQIDIAFCGICHSDLHTVRAEWAGTLFPCVPGHEIVGRVAAVGDHVTSHKVGDLVGVGCMVDSCQHCADCEEGLENYCDNMVGTYNAPTADQPGWTMGGYAQQIVVHERYVLRIRHPEQDLAAVAPLLCAGITTYSPLRHWKVGPGSKVGVVGIGGLGHMGIKLAHAMGAHVVAFTTSESKRADARALGADEVVASRNADEMAAHAKSLDFILNTVAAPHDLDAFLVLLKRDGTMTLVGAPATSHPSPNVFNLIMKRRALAGSMIGGIPETQEMLDFCAEHGIVADIELIRADDINAAYERMLKGDVKYRFVIDNATLAA; from the coding sequence ATGACAGTCAAAGCATATGGCGCCCACGCTAGCGACCAACCTCTGGTGTCAATGGACATCACCCGCCGCGAACCGGGCGCCCACGACGTCCAGATCGACATCGCCTTTTGCGGCATCTGCCATTCGGACCTGCATACCGTGCGCGCCGAATGGGCCGGCACGTTGTTCCCTTGCGTGCCGGGACATGAGATCGTCGGCCGCGTCGCGGCAGTGGGCGATCACGTAACCAGCCACAAGGTGGGCGACCTGGTCGGTGTCGGCTGCATGGTCGACAGCTGCCAGCACTGCGCGGACTGCGAAGAGGGGCTGGAAAACTATTGCGACAACATGGTCGGCACCTACAATGCGCCGACTGCGGACCAGCCGGGCTGGACGATGGGTGGTTACGCCCAGCAGATCGTGGTGCACGAACGCTACGTGCTGCGCATCCGCCATCCGGAACAGGACCTGGCCGCCGTCGCGCCGCTGCTGTGCGCCGGCATTACCACCTACTCGCCGCTGCGTCACTGGAAGGTGGGGCCGGGCAGCAAAGTCGGCGTGGTCGGCATCGGCGGTCTGGGCCACATGGGCATCAAGCTGGCGCATGCGATGGGCGCGCATGTGGTGGCGTTCACCACCTCCGAATCCAAGCGCGCCGACGCCAGGGCGCTCGGTGCGGACGAGGTAGTGGCGTCGCGCAATGCCGACGAGATGGCGGCCCACGCCAAGAGCCTCGACTTCATCCTCAACACCGTGGCCGCGCCGCACGACCTGGACGCCTTCCTGGTGCTGCTGAAACGCGATGGCACCATGACGCTGGTCGGCGCGCCGGCCACCTCGCACCCGTCGCCGAATGTGTTCAACCTGATCATGAAGCGCCGCGCGCTTGCCGGGTCGATGATCGGCGGCATTCCGGAAACCCAGGAGATGCTGGACTTCTGCGCCGAACACGGCATCGTCGCCGACATCGAGCTGATACGCGCCGACGACATCAACGCCGCCTACGAACGCATGCTCAAGGGCGACGTCAAGTACCGCTTCGTGATCGACAACGCCACGCTTGCGGCCTGA
- a CDS encoding LuxR C-terminal-related transcriptional regulator: protein MLFRQLLARIDNIPRDLLRLIDRPITVRSSMHPETHHTMSRPITVHVTHGEPLLEAGMAAALYPHAEFAIVRSFAQHESLSDVQVIVTGYSNGLMMRTETLKALGHKAPAILIVTPYRQGRQIRTAIEHGIQGYILQNATSDELVAGVRAVAQGRRYITPSLVAEIANSLTQSSLTVREGGILHLLAKGHSNKAIAKALDISMNTAKAHVKTIMRKLDSVTRTQAVVTAMDRGLIDDRELFNTAAN, encoded by the coding sequence ATGCTGTTCCGTCAGCTTCTTGCACGCATAGACAACATTCCCCGTGACCTGTTGCGCCTGATCGACCGACCAATTACAGTCAGGTCCTCAATGCATCCTGAAACTCACCACACGATGAGCCGCCCTATCACCGTCCATGTCACGCATGGCGAACCTTTGCTTGAAGCAGGAATGGCCGCTGCGCTATACCCGCATGCGGAGTTCGCCATCGTCCGCTCGTTCGCTCAACATGAATCGTTGAGCGACGTGCAGGTAATTGTGACCGGATACAGCAATGGCCTGATGATGCGAACGGAAACGCTTAAAGCGTTGGGGCATAAAGCGCCAGCGATTCTGATCGTTACCCCCTACCGCCAGGGGCGCCAGATCCGAACCGCCATTGAACATGGCATCCAGGGCTACATCTTACAAAACGCGACATCGGACGAATTGGTCGCCGGCGTCAGGGCGGTGGCGCAGGGACGCCGCTACATCACGCCAAGTCTGGTTGCCGAGATCGCCAACAGCCTGACCCAGAGCTCGCTGACTGTGCGCGAAGGGGGCATCTTGCACTTGCTCGCCAAGGGCCACAGCAATAAAGCCATCGCCAAAGCGTTGGACATCTCCATGAATACCGCCAAAGCCCACGTCAAAACCATTATGCGCAAGCTCGATTCTGTAACGCGTACTCAGGCAGTCGTCACCGCCATGGACAGGGGCTTGATCGACGACCGCGAGTTGTTCAACACGGCAGCGAACTGA
- a CDS encoding helix-turn-helix transcriptional regulator — protein sequence MNIEIRAMSKEDVAEIVGCSVRNIEKMIKSGDIPEPKRLGGLVRWHSQVIYDWLNRVLGGTNGTESVQLAPEMEIEKTKISPTHRKATAQSNRSDAIMRMRAREARNCLPS from the coding sequence ATGAATATCGAAATAAGAGCCATGAGTAAGGAAGATGTTGCCGAAATAGTCGGATGCTCCGTTCGCAACATCGAAAAAATGATTAAGTCTGGTGACATTCCTGAACCAAAGCGGCTAGGAGGCTTGGTCCGCTGGCACTCCCAGGTCATCTATGACTGGCTCAACCGCGTGCTTGGAGGGACAAATGGAACGGAATCCGTCCAACTAGCGCCCGAGATGGAGATTGAAAAAACAAAAATTTCGCCAACCCATCGCAAGGCTACCGCTCAATCTAACCGCTCGGACGCCATAATGCGCATGAGGGCTAGAGAAGCACGGAACTGCCTACCTAGTTAG